The Pseudomonas sp. DG56-2 genome contains a region encoding:
- a CDS encoding response regulator transcription factor → MEQQRSQVLIVEDDQRLADLTREYLQANGFEVEVEGDGAKAAARIIAEQPDLVILDLMLPGEDGLSICRKVRQQFSGPILMLTARSDDLDQVQGLDLGADDYVCKPVRPRLLLARINALLRRAEPAENEPVQCLQFGPLRVDNVLREAWLQDNGIELTSAEFDLLWLLVSNAGRTLSREEIFTSLRGVGYDGQDRSIDVRISRIRPKIGDDPEHPRMIKTIRSKGYLFVREAAEAMGQPR, encoded by the coding sequence GTGGAGCAGCAGCGCAGCCAGGTATTGATTGTCGAGGATGACCAGCGGTTGGCTGACCTGACACGCGAGTACCTGCAGGCCAACGGCTTTGAAGTCGAGGTTGAAGGTGATGGCGCCAAGGCCGCGGCGCGGATAATCGCCGAGCAACCGGACCTGGTGATTCTCGACCTGATGCTGCCCGGCGAAGACGGCCTGAGCATCTGCCGCAAGGTTCGCCAGCAATTTTCCGGGCCAATTCTCATGCTCACTGCTCGCAGCGACGACCTGGACCAGGTTCAAGGCCTGGACCTGGGCGCCGACGACTACGTCTGCAAGCCGGTTCGGCCGCGCTTGTTGCTGGCGCGCATCAACGCGTTGCTGCGTCGCGCCGAGCCTGCCGAGAACGAGCCGGTGCAGTGTCTGCAGTTCGGGCCGCTGCGGGTCGATAACGTGCTGCGCGAGGCCTGGCTGCAGGACAACGGTATCGAGCTGACCAGCGCGGAATTCGATTTGCTCTGGCTGTTGGTCAGCAACGCCGGGCGCACGTTGTCCCGGGAAGAAATTTTCACCTCGTTGCGTGGCGTCGGGTATGACGGCCAGGATCGCTCCATCGATGTGCGTATTTCCAGAATCCGCCCCAAAATCGGTGACGACCCTGAGCACCCGCGAATGATCAAGACCATTCGCAGCAAGGGCTACCTGTTTGTGCGCGAGGCGGCAGAGGCGATGGGCCAGCCGCGATGA
- a CDS encoding ATP-binding protein: MNSIFLRIYGGMLAALVLVAVLGVLSVHLLNEVRAGQYRERLAHGTFTLMADNLAPLGEVERKRNLLIWERLLGIPLDLQSSSAAGLDGSQRSKLNRGQVLVEKTGPHAARVMRQVGTQDLLLVGEVEQISEQLARATIYLLADELVRYPIGEQPRRLAQIKQDKGFGFDLSLRRIEQTDMDDDQRRRVDEGDTVMALGKDGDSIRVVAGMVGTPWVLEIGPLYQMNPYPPQLLALIAVLGLCLIGLIVYLLVRQLERRLSDLETAATRIAQGSLSTRVAADDADSVGRLAAAFNGMAEHLQRSLAIQRELVRAVSHELRTPVARLRFGLEMIASARDDEAREKYLSGMDGDIQELDKLVDEMLTYARLEQGAPALNFQRVNLDALFEQVIAELAPLRSDVKVVRGVCLGDEQEAQGQGAWVEAEPRYLQRAVQNLVSNAMRHAESQVSLSYQLGTQRCRIDVEDDGPGVPEEVWDRIFTPFTRLDDSRTRASGGHGLGLSIVRRIIYWHNGRASVGNSEQLGGARFSLTWPRSQGQE; this comes from the coding sequence ATGAATTCGATTTTCCTGCGTATCTATGGCGGTATGCTCGCCGCCCTGGTGCTGGTCGCGGTGCTTGGGGTGCTGAGTGTGCACTTGCTCAACGAGGTTCGAGCCGGTCAGTACCGTGAGCGTCTGGCCCACGGCACCTTCACCTTGATGGCCGACAACCTGGCGCCGCTTGGTGAAGTGGAGCGCAAGCGCAATCTGCTGATCTGGGAGCGCTTGCTGGGCATTCCGCTGGACCTGCAGTCGTCGTCTGCCGCAGGTCTGGATGGCAGCCAGCGCAGCAAGTTGAATCGCGGCCAGGTGCTGGTAGAGAAGACCGGCCCGCATGCGGCCAGGGTCATGCGCCAGGTCGGCACGCAGGACCTGCTGCTGGTGGGCGAGGTCGAGCAGATCAGCGAGCAGTTGGCGCGAGCGACGATCTACCTGCTTGCCGATGAACTGGTGCGCTATCCCATTGGTGAGCAGCCCCGGCGCCTGGCGCAGATCAAGCAAGACAAAGGTTTCGGCTTCGACTTGAGCCTGCGTCGTATCGAGCAGACGGACATGGACGACGACCAGCGTCGACGTGTCGATGAAGGCGACACGGTGATGGCGCTGGGCAAGGATGGCGACTCGATCCGCGTAGTTGCCGGCATGGTCGGTACGCCCTGGGTGCTGGAGATTGGCCCGCTGTATCAGATGAACCCTTATCCGCCGCAGTTGCTGGCGTTGATTGCGGTGCTTGGGCTGTGCCTGATTGGTTTGATCGTCTATTTATTGGTGCGACAGTTGGAGCGACGCCTTTCCGATCTTGAGACTGCCGCCACGCGCATCGCCCAAGGCAGCTTGTCTACCCGTGTGGCTGCCGATGATGCCGACTCTGTCGGGCGCCTGGCCGCAGCTTTCAATGGCATGGCCGAACACCTGCAGCGTTCGCTGGCCATCCAGCGGGAGCTGGTACGCGCTGTTTCCCATGAGTTGCGCACGCCTGTGGCACGGTTGCGCTTTGGTCTGGAAATGATCGCCAGCGCCCGCGACGACGAGGCGCGGGAAAAGTACTTGAGCGGCATGGACGGGGACATCCAGGAACTCGACAAGCTGGTTGACGAGATGCTCACCTACGCCCGCCTCGAGCAGGGCGCCCCGGCCCTGAACTTTCAGCGGGTCAACCTGGATGCGCTGTTCGAGCAGGTAATAGCCGAGCTGGCGCCTCTGCGCAGCGACGTCAAGGTTGTGCGCGGCGTGTGCCTGGGCGATGAGCAAGAGGCGCAGGGGCAGGGGGCATGGGTCGAAGCCGAGCCGCGCTATTTGCAACGGGCCGTACAGAACCTGGTGAGCAATGCCATGCGTCACGCAGAGTCCCAGGTCAGCCTCAGTTATCAGTTGGGAACGCAGCGTTGCCGAATCGATGTCGAGGATGACGGCCCGGGTGTTCCAGAGGAAGTCTGGGATCGCATCTTCACGCCCTTCACCCGACTCGATGACAGCCGAACCCGGGCTTCAGGCGGGCACGGTCTGGGCTTGTCAATCGTGCGGCGGATTATCTATTGGCATAACGGACGGGCTTCGGTGGGTAATAGTGAGCAACTGGGGGGCGCCCGGTTCAGCTTGACCTGGCCGCGTAGTCAGGGCCAGGAATGA
- the fhuF gene encoding siderophore-iron reductase FhuF, which produces MSAAQPLDKVLEASRFDALLLELYGPELMPVQRPVLVSQWSKYYFATVWQLLLGGASLPVFAATEVILDARGLPTMLTGSAAHCAGRDALLQQHLQPLVSRLATLGAVAPAVLWGNAGDCLDQALQGVESDVGDLARLLTCADSPLYASVGLSASGKRQRRTCCLSYKVDWVGHCQHCPLLA; this is translated from the coding sequence ATGAGTGCTGCCCAACCGCTGGACAAGGTGCTCGAAGCGTCTCGTTTCGACGCACTGCTGCTTGAACTGTATGGCCCGGAACTGATGCCAGTCCAGCGGCCAGTGTTGGTATCGCAGTGGTCCAAGTACTACTTTGCAACGGTCTGGCAGTTGCTGCTGGGCGGCGCATCATTGCCAGTGTTCGCTGCCACCGAAGTAATCCTGGACGCTCGTGGGCTGCCCACCATGCTGACGGGGAGCGCAGCGCATTGCGCAGGACGGGATGCACTGCTGCAACAGCACCTGCAACCGCTGGTGTCGCGTCTGGCGACTTTGGGGGCGGTTGCCCCGGCGGTGCTCTGGGGTAACGCGGGCGATTGCCTGGATCAGGCATTGCAGGGTGTCGAATCGGACGTTGGCGACTTGGCCCGTTTGCTCACCTGCGCCGACAGTCCGCTGTATGCGTCGGTGGGCCTGAGTGCTTCAGGTAAACGCCAGCGTCGCACCTGCTGCCTTAGCTACAAGGTGGATTGGGTCGGCCACTGTCAGCACTGCCCGTTGCTTGCCTGA
- a CDS encoding 4'-phosphopantetheinyl transferase — protein sequence MNRLPSCCTALHHHWPLPQTITGAELVSCAFDPSLLASDDFARAGIEQTPSLQRSVAKRQAEYLAGRVCARAALQRLDGRLYVPGTHEDRSPIWPAGISGSITHGKGWAAAVVARNSDCQGIGLDQETLLSHERAERLAREILTEAEQQRMDSAQTGLSVTLTFSLKESLFKALYPLVQQRFYFEHAEVLEWSADGHARLRLLTDLSPQWHSGRELAGQFCLQDDQLLTLVSV from the coding sequence ATGAACCGACTGCCCTCCTGTTGCACCGCTTTGCACCACCACTGGCCCTTGCCGCAGACAATTACCGGGGCAGAGCTGGTCAGCTGTGCCTTTGACCCTAGCTTGCTCGCCAGCGACGACTTCGCTCGCGCCGGCATCGAGCAGACGCCCAGCCTGCAACGTTCGGTCGCCAAGCGCCAGGCGGAGTACCTGGCTGGGCGGGTATGCGCCCGGGCTGCCCTGCAGCGCCTGGATGGTCGTCTGTATGTCCCCGGTACCCACGAGGATCGCTCCCCGATCTGGCCCGCCGGCATCAGTGGCTCGATCACCCACGGCAAAGGCTGGGCGGCGGCCGTGGTCGCGCGCAACAGCGACTGCCAGGGCATTGGACTGGATCAGGAAACCTTGCTCAGCCATGAACGCGCAGAGCGCCTGGCCCGGGAGATTCTTACCGAGGCCGAGCAGCAAAGAATGGATAGCGCGCAGACCGGACTCAGCGTGACCCTGACGTTTTCCCTCAAGGAAAGCCTGTTCAAGGCCCTCTACCCTCTCGTGCAACAGCGCTTTTATTTCGAGCATGCCGAGGTGCTGGAATGGTCCGCTGACGGCCACGCACGCTTGCGCTTGCTCACTGACTTATCGCCGCAGTGGCACAGCGGCCGCGAACTTGCGGGACAGTTCTGTTTGCAGGATGACCAGTTGCTGACCCTGGTCAGCGTCTGA
- a CDS encoding outer membrane beta-barrel protein: MKALNTLFLAAAFFSASAAVQAADTTFAGVTYGQTSDKIKKSGLLSSNTEHLNTDGIISKDGTWGVRVGQMNDQGRYYLTYDNVSNDHSGLKVRQENLLGSYDMFYPLGTSTKLFGGASAGLTKLSQESSGYSRDTDTGYAIGLQAGVLQQVSDNASVELGYRYLRSNASTELAEHGGPKVGTLRLDSSAQTYLSANYLF; the protein is encoded by the coding sequence ATGAAAGCGCTCAACACTCTGTTCCTCGCCGCAGCCTTTTTCAGCGCCAGCGCTGCAGTCCAGGCAGCCGACACTACTTTCGCCGGTGTCACTTACGGCCAGACCAGCGACAAAATCAAAAAATCCGGTTTGCTCAGCAGCAACACCGAGCACTTGAACACCGACGGCATCATCAGCAAGGACGGCACCTGGGGCGTACGCGTCGGCCAGATGAACGACCAGGGTCGCTACTACCTCACCTACGACAACGTTTCCAACGACCACAGCGGCTTGAAGGTGCGCCAGGAAAACCTCTTGGGCAGCTACGACATGTTCTACCCACTGGGCACCAGCACCAAGCTGTTCGGCGGTGCCAGCGCTGGCCTGACCAAACTCAGCCAGGAGTCTTCCGGCTACAGCCGCGACACCGACACCGGGTATGCCATCGGCCTGCAAGCCGGCGTGCTGCAGCAGGTTTCCGACAATGCATCGGTTGAACTGGGCTACCGTTACCTGCGCAGCAATGCCAGCACCGAGCTTGCCGAACATGGCGGCCCGAAAGTCGGTACCCTGCGCCTGGACAGCAGCGCGCAAACCTACCTTTCGGCCAACTACTTGTTCTGA
- a CDS encoding response regulator — translation MKLLVVEDEALLRHHLYSRLTESGHVVEAVADAEEALYQAAQFNHDLAVIDLGLPGMSGLDLIRQLRSQGKGFPILILTARGNWQDKVEGLAAGADDYVVKPFQFEELEARLNALLRRSSGFTQSTIAAGPLVLDLNRKQATLDEQPLALTAYEYRILEYLMRHHQQVVAKDRLMEQLYPDDDERDPNVIEVLVGRLRRKLEGDNGFKPIDTVRGLGYLFTERCR, via the coding sequence ATGAAACTGCTGGTGGTGGAGGACGAAGCGCTGTTGCGGCATCACTTGTACAGCCGCTTGACCGAGAGTGGGCATGTGGTTGAAGCCGTGGCCGACGCCGAGGAAGCCTTGTATCAAGCCGCGCAGTTCAACCATGACCTGGCGGTGATCGACCTGGGCCTTCCGGGCATGAGTGGGCTGGACCTCATTCGCCAGTTGCGCTCCCAGGGCAAGGGCTTTCCCATTCTGATTCTTACCGCGCGGGGCAACTGGCAAGACAAAGTCGAAGGCCTGGCGGCAGGCGCCGACGATTATGTCGTCAAGCCTTTCCAGTTCGAAGAACTCGAGGCGCGGCTCAACGCCTTGCTCCGTCGTTCAAGCGGCTTTACCCAGTCGACCATCGCAGCCGGCCCCCTGGTGCTGGACCTCAATCGCAAACAGGCGACGCTGGATGAGCAGCCGCTGGCGCTGACAGCCTACGAGTACCGTATCCTGGAATACCTGATGCGCCATCATCAGCAAGTGGTGGCCAAGGATCGCCTGATGGAGCAGCTGTATCCCGATGACGACGAGCGCGATCCAAATGTGATCGAAGTGCTGGTGGGGCGGTTGCGTCGCAAACTTGAGGGTGACAACGGCTTCAAGCCGATCGATACCGTCCGTGGCTTGGGCTACCTGTTCACTGAGCGTTGCCGATGA
- a CDS encoding ATP-binding protein — protein MIRSLRVRLMLAAALLALLFMLALLPALQKTFSLALQESIEKRLASDVTTLISAARIEHNQLQMPDLLPDEKYNLPDSRLLGYIYDRQGNLVWRSRATADENINYTPRYDGRGNEFARIRQADGEEFFVYDVEVKLLGGKTAAFSIVALQPVREYQHTLDGLRERLYLGFGAALLALLVLLWAGLTWGLRSLRQLSHELDDVESGARDGLSGEHPRELLRLTGSLNRLLRSERDQRQRYRDSLDDLAHSLKTPLAVLQGVSESMGQRREDREQSRILQSQIERMSQQIDYQLQRASLRKSGLVRYQVALQPLLESLCSTLAKVYRDKQVNITLDVPEQAVVPMEQGALLELLGNLLENAYRLCLSQIRISLRSDPSMIELCIEDDGPGVPPDQRERILQRGERLDRQNPGQGIGLAVVKDIIESYDASLTLDDSELGGAAFRIRFSLD, from the coding sequence ATGATCCGTTCGTTACGGGTGCGCCTGATGCTGGCGGCTGCGCTGCTGGCGCTGTTGTTCATGCTCGCCTTGCTGCCGGCCCTGCAGAAGACGTTCAGCCTGGCATTGCAGGAGTCGATCGAAAAGCGCCTGGCCTCGGATGTTACTACCTTGATATCGGCAGCGCGCATCGAGCACAACCAGTTGCAGATGCCGGACTTGCTGCCGGATGAAAAATACAACCTGCCCGACAGCCGTTTGCTCGGCTACATCTATGATCGCCAGGGCAATCTGGTCTGGCGGTCCCGGGCTACGGCCGATGAAAACATCAACTACACCCCACGCTATGACGGGCGCGGCAACGAGTTTGCGCGCATCCGCCAGGCCGACGGCGAGGAGTTCTTTGTCTATGACGTCGAAGTCAAGCTGCTCGGTGGCAAGACGGCAGCGTTCAGCATCGTTGCATTACAGCCGGTGCGCGAATACCAGCATACCCTCGACGGTCTGCGCGAACGCCTGTACCTGGGGTTTGGTGCGGCGCTGCTGGCCTTGCTGGTGTTGCTCTGGGCGGGTTTGACCTGGGGCTTGCGCTCGTTGCGCCAGTTGAGTCACGAGCTTGATGATGTCGAGTCCGGTGCCCGCGATGGGCTCAGCGGCGAGCATCCTCGTGAGTTGTTGCGTTTGACCGGTTCATTGAACCGCCTGTTGCGCAGTGAGCGTGACCAGCGCCAACGCTACCGTGATTCCCTGGACGACCTGGCCCATAGCCTGAAAACCCCGTTGGCGGTGTTGCAAGGGGTAAGTGAAAGCATGGGCCAGCGTCGTGAAGACCGTGAGCAGTCGCGGATTCTGCAAAGTCAGATCGAGCGCATGAGCCAGCAGATCGACTACCAGTTGCAACGCGCCAGCCTGCGCAAGAGTGGCCTGGTCCGTTATCAGGTAGCGCTGCAACCGTTGCTCGAAAGCCTGTGCAGCACGCTGGCCAAGGTGTACCGCGACAAACAGGTGAACATCACCCTTGATGTGCCCGAGCAGGCTGTCGTGCCGATGGAGCAAGGAGCATTGCTCGAACTGCTTGGCAACCTGCTGGAAAACGCCTACCGCCTGTGCCTGAGCCAGATCCGCATCAGCCTGCGCAGCGATCCTTCGATGATCGAGTTGTGTATCGAGGATGACGGTCCGGGCGTGCCGCCTGATCAGCGTGAGCGCATTCTGCAGCGCGGCGAACGCCTGGATCGGCAGAATCCGGGGCAGGGTATTGGTCTGGCGGTGGTCAAGGACATCATCGAGAGCTATGACGCCAGCCTCACCCTGGACGACTCCGAGCTCGGCGGCGCCGCCTTTCGTATCCGCTTTTCCCTGGACTGA
- a CDS encoding dicarboxylate/amino acid:cation symporter — translation MTTRQPLYKSLYIQVLVAITIGILLGHYYPETGVALKPLGDGFVKLIKMVIAPIIFCTVVSGIAGMQSMKSVGKTGGYALLYFEVVSTIALIIGLVVVNVVQPGAGMHIDVSTLNASSVAAYAAAGAQQTTIGFLLNIIPNTVVGAFANGDILQVLMFSVIFGFALHRLGAYGKPLLDMIDRFAHVMFNIINMIMKLAPVGAFGAMAFTIGQYGVGSLVQLGYLMACFYATCVLFILVVLGGIARAHGFSVLKLIRYIREELMIVLGTSSSESALPRMLTKMERLGAKKSVVGLVIPTGYSFNLDGTSIYLTMAAVFIAQATDTTMDITHQITLLLVLLVASKGAAGVTGSGFIVLAATLSAVGHLPVAGLALILGIDRFMSEARALTNLIGNAVATVVVAKWVKELDEDKLHAELASGGSPLVDTRPMDDLGVAEGPAR, via the coding sequence ATGACGACGCGTCAGCCACTGTACAAATCGCTGTATATCCAGGTGTTGGTAGCCATCACCATCGGTATCCTGCTGGGTCACTACTACCCTGAAACCGGCGTTGCCCTCAAACCCCTGGGTGACGGCTTCGTCAAACTGATCAAAATGGTCATCGCCCCGATCATCTTCTGCACCGTGGTCAGCGGTATCGCTGGCATGCAGAGCATGAAGTCGGTTGGCAAGACCGGTGGCTACGCGCTGCTCTACTTCGAAGTTGTTTCCACTATCGCCCTGATCATCGGTCTGGTGGTGGTCAACGTTGTCCAGCCGGGCGCCGGCATGCACATCGATGTCAGCACCTTGAACGCCAGCAGTGTGGCCGCCTATGCCGCTGCCGGCGCGCAGCAGACCACGATCGGCTTCCTGCTCAACATCATTCCAAACACCGTGGTCGGCGCTTTCGCCAACGGCGACATCCTGCAAGTGCTGATGTTCTCGGTGATCTTCGGTTTTGCCCTGCATCGCCTGGGTGCCTACGGCAAGCCGCTGCTGGACATGATCGATCGCTTTGCCCATGTCATGTTCAACATCATCAACATGATCATGAAGCTGGCACCGGTCGGTGCTTTCGGTGCCATGGCCTTCACCATCGGCCAGTACGGCGTAGGTTCGCTGGTGCAGTTGGGCTACCTGATGGCCTGCTTCTATGCCACGTGCGTACTGTTCATTCTGGTGGTACTGGGTGGTATCGCTCGTGCACACGGCTTCAGCGTTCTCAAGCTGATCCGCTACATCCGTGAAGAGCTGATGATCGTGCTGGGTACCTCGTCGTCCGAGTCGGCCCTGCCACGCATGCTGACCAAGATGGAACGCCTGGGTGCGAAGAAGTCCGTGGTAGGCCTGGTGATTCCAACGGGCTACTCGTTCAACCTGGACGGTACTTCTATCTACCTGACCATGGCTGCGGTGTTCATCGCCCAAGCCACCGATACCACCATGGATATCACCCACCAGATCACCTTGCTGCTGGTGCTGCTGGTTGCGTCCAAAGGCGCTGCCGGCGTCACCGGTTCGGGCTTCATCGTGCTGGCGGCCACCCTGTCGGCAGTGGGCCACTTGCCGGTTGCGGGCCTGGCGCTGATCCTGGGTATCGACCGCTTCATGTCCGAAGCCCGTGCCCTGACCAACCTGATTGGTAACGCTGTTGCGACCGTGGTGGTGGCCAAGTGGGTCAAGGAGCTGGACGAAGACAAGCTGCACGCAGAGCTTGCTTCCGGTGGTTCGCCGTTGGTGGATACCCGTCCGATGGACGACCTGGGCGTAGCCGAGGGTCCTGCTCGCTAA
- a CDS encoding SprT family zinc-dependent metalloprotease, with protein sequence MPEQLKSRVETCYQQAENFFKRPFPRPEVSFKLRGQKAGVAHLHENLLRFNLQLYRENSDDFLKQTVAHEVAHLVAHQLFGDRIQPHGEEWQLIMRGVYELPPNRCHTYEVKRRTVTRYIYRCPCVGSDFPFSAQRHSLVRQGRRYLCRRCRNTLVYSGETRVE encoded by the coding sequence ATGCCCGAGCAGCTCAAATCCCGCGTAGAAACCTGCTACCAGCAAGCCGAAAATTTTTTCAAGCGCCCTTTCCCCCGCCCTGAAGTGAGCTTCAAGCTGCGTGGGCAAAAGGCTGGCGTCGCCCATTTGCATGAAAACCTGCTGCGATTCAATTTGCAGTTGTACCGCGAAAACAGCGATGACTTCCTCAAGCAGACCGTGGCCCACGAAGTCGCGCATCTGGTTGCCCACCAGCTGTTTGGTGATCGAATCCAGCCGCATGGCGAGGAATGGCAGCTAATCATGCGTGGCGTTTACGAACTGCCACCCAACCGCTGCCACACCTATGAAGTCAAACGTCGCACAGTGACGCGTTACATCTACCGCTGCCCTTGCGTCGGTAGTGACTTTCCCTTCTCGGCCCAGCGCCACAGCCTGGTACGTCAGGGGCGGCGCTACCTGTGCAGACGCTGCCGCAACACCTTGGTGTACAGCGGCGAGACGCGCGTCGAGTAA
- a CDS encoding Yip1 family protein encodes MIHHVLGLFTHPDQEWKEIRGEEESISHMYLTHTLILAAIPAISAFIGTTQVGWVIGDRAPVMLTQESALWMTIMSYLAMLAGVAVMGAFIHWMARTYDANPSMARCIAFATYTATPLFVGGLAALYPHLWLGMVVGTAAVCYTVYLLYVGLPTFMNIPSDEGFLFSSSVLAVGLVVLVAIMAFTVIVWGLGVGPVYTN; translated from the coding sequence ATGATCCATCACGTACTGGGGCTGTTTACCCATCCTGACCAAGAATGGAAAGAGATCCGTGGCGAGGAAGAAAGCATCAGCCACATGTACCTGACCCACACACTCATCCTGGCGGCGATTCCCGCCATCTCGGCATTTATCGGTACTACCCAGGTCGGCTGGGTCATTGGCGATCGCGCCCCGGTCATGCTGACCCAGGAAAGCGCGTTATGGATGACCATCATGTCGTACCTGGCAATGCTTGCCGGTGTCGCGGTAATGGGCGCCTTCATTCACTGGATGGCGCGCACCTACGATGCCAACCCAAGCATGGCCCGCTGCATCGCGTTTGCCACTTATACCGCAACGCCGCTGTTCGTCGGCGGCCTGGCGGCGCTCTACCCCCACTTGTGGTTGGGGATGGTCGTCGGCACGGCAGCCGTGTGCTACACGGTTTATCTGCTCTATGTCGGCCTGCCGACCTTCATGAACATACCTTCGGATGAAGGTTTCCTGTTCTCGAGCTCGGTATTGGCGGTCGGCCTGGTGGTGCTGGTAGCCATCATGGCCTTCACCGTGATTGTCTGGGGACTTGGCGTGGGGCCTGTCTATACCAACTAG
- the ttcA gene encoding tRNA 2-thiocytidine(32) synthetase TtcA encodes MGTLSVNQNKLQKRLRRLAGEAITDFNMIEDGDKVMVCLSGGKDSYTMLDVLLYLQKVAPIKFEIVAVNMDQKQPGFPEHVLPAYLKTLGVEYHIVEKDTYSVVKELVPEGKTTCSLCSRLRRGTLYTFADEIGATKMALGHHRDDIVETFFLNMFFNGTLKAMPPKLRADDGRNVVIRPLAYCSEKDIQAYSDLKEFPIIPCNLCGSQENLQRQVVKDMLVEWERKTPGRTESIFRGLQNVVPSQLADRNLFDFVNLKIDETATPRFVDVMNI; translated from the coding sequence ATGGGCACCCTTTCGGTCAACCAGAACAAACTGCAAAAACGCCTGCGTCGTCTCGCTGGCGAAGCCATTACCGACTTCAACATGATTGAAGATGGTGACAAGGTCATGGTCTGCCTGTCCGGCGGCAAAGACAGCTACACCATGCTCGATGTTCTGCTGTACCTGCAGAAAGTGGCGCCGATCAAGTTCGAGATCGTCGCGGTGAACATGGACCAGAAGCAACCAGGCTTCCCTGAGCACGTGCTGCCGGCTTACCTCAAGACCTTGGGCGTCGAGTATCACATCGTCGAGAAAGACACCTATTCGGTGGTCAAGGAGCTGGTACCGGAAGGCAAGACCACCTGCTCGCTGTGCTCGCGCCTGCGTCGCGGCACCCTGTACACCTTTGCCGACGAGATCGGTGCAACCAAGATGGCTCTTGGTCACCACCGTGACGACATTGTCGAAACGTTTTTCCTCAATATGTTCTTCAACGGCACCCTCAAGGCCATGCCGCCGAAGTTGCGCGCCGACGACGGTCGTAACGTGGTGATCCGCCCGCTTGCCTATTGCAGCGAGAAAGACATCCAGGCGTATTCGGACCTGAAGGAGTTCCCGATCATTCCGTGCAACCTCTGCGGTTCGCAGGAAAACCTGCAGCGGCAGGTCGTGAAGGACATGCTGGTGGAGTGGGAGCGTAAAACACCGGGCCGTACCGAGAGCATCTTCCGTGGCTTGCAGAATGTCGTGCCGTCGCAACTGGCTGACCGTAACCTGTTCGACTTCGTCAACCTGAAGATCGACGAAACCGCCACCCCGCGCTTTGTCGACGTGATGAACATCTGA
- a CDS encoding DNA-3-methyladenine glycosylase I, which yields MRDYQWLHEYCLNRFGSAAALEAHLPQARSAEQLRAISADRYLSTLALRVFRAGLKHSLVDSKWPAFEQVFFGFDPHKVVLMGAEHLERLMQDTRIIRHLGKLKSVPRNAQMMLDVEKERGSFGALIADWPVTDIVGLWKYLAKHGNQMGGLSAPRFLRMVGKDTFIPTNDMSAALIAQDIIDKPPTSQRDLALVQAAFNQWHAESGRPLCQLSVMLAHTVNH from the coding sequence ATGCGCGATTACCAATGGTTGCATGAGTACTGCCTGAATCGCTTCGGCTCCGCGGCGGCCCTGGAAGCCCATCTGCCCCAGGCCAGGAGCGCAGAGCAGCTGCGTGCGATCAGCGCCGATCGTTATCTGTCGACCTTGGCGTTGCGGGTGTTTCGCGCCGGGCTCAAGCACAGCCTGGTGGATTCCAAGTGGCCGGCTTTCGAGCAGGTGTTCTTTGGCTTCGATCCGCACAAGGTCGTGTTGATGGGCGCCGAGCACCTGGAGCGGCTGATGCAGGACACGCGCATCATTCGCCACCTGGGCAAGCTCAAGAGCGTGCCGCGCAATGCGCAGATGATGCTCGACGTGGAAAAGGAGCGGGGTAGCTTTGGTGCCCTGATCGCCGATTGGCCGGTCACCGATATAGTCGGCTTATGGAAGTACCTGGCCAAGCATGGCAACCAGATGGGTGGGTTGTCGGCACCGCGCTTCCTGCGCATGGTGGGCAAGGATACGTTCATTCCGACCAATGACATGAGCGCAGCGCTGATCGCCCAGGACATCATCGACAAGCCACCGACCAGCCAGCGCGACCTGGCGTTGGTCCAGGCTGCTTTCAATCAGTGGCACGCTGAAAGCGGCCGGCCGTTGTGTCAGTTGTCGGTGATGCTCGCGCACACCGTCAATCATTGA
- a CDS encoding DUF2069 domain-containing protein, which translates to MAKKPKVLPSIDWLMPRLRLVRALSLASFFGLIALLTINNLLFADLHGARTGVILAVELVPLALLLPGMLLGNARAHAWTCFVVNLYFIKGVLAAFDPARALFGWLEVAISLALFISALLYVRWRFQYDRRLAGEGSN; encoded by the coding sequence GTGGCTAAAAAGCCCAAGGTACTGCCCTCTATCGACTGGTTGATGCCGCGCCTGCGGCTAGTCCGCGCATTGAGCCTGGCAAGCTTTTTTGGCCTGATTGCGCTGCTGACGATCAACAACCTGTTGTTCGCCGACCTGCATGGCGCCCGTACCGGCGTGATCCTGGCGGTAGAATTGGTGCCGCTGGCGTTGTTGCTACCGGGCATGCTACTGGGCAACGCCCGCGCTCATGCCTGGACCTGCTTTGTGGTCAACCTGTACTTCATCAAAGGGGTACTGGCTGCATTTGACCCGGCACGGGCACTGTTCGGCTGGCTGGAAGTGGCAATCAGCCTGGCGCTGTTCATCAGTGCCTTGCTGTATGTGCGCTGGCGCTTCCAGTATGACCGGCGCCTGGCCGGTGAAGGATCGAACTGA